From one Oncorhynchus keta strain PuntledgeMale-10-30-2019 chromosome 30, Oket_V2, whole genome shotgun sequence genomic stretch:
- the nexmifb gene encoding neurite extension and migration factor, translating to MMELGGVSYLTEECLLQSTPTCLGCFIETRDPALIHDPAPIHDPAPIHDPAPIHDPAPIHDPGPTTPVLDREAGLISHQDLEATSCPISEIRSINIPCLSQAGEVIEVLGEPLLPDQLLSFSMTKTCHATALTTALVTANDKTGDNGEKTEAEDPTTKNLYEGLLLDKMNREEGLLLDKVNVEEMLLLDKVNEGGVLLLDNVNGEKVLLLDKVPREEVLLLDKMNREEVLLLDKVKGEEVLLSDKVSGGEVLLLDKVNREEVLLLDKVKGEEVLLSDKVSGEEVLLANTGQDWGYFESFISESKMELLDLCSKTDLSVNLFSEDGVDNLFDDDDDDEDSALSSEMCSLKIRYESFQDNMREKTNVLQEDTQFNFFPSVLVNCAKREDGGVGEGSQGSPLSSTSSVNYLLEFRNSVEEDAEYSDESSCSSSDTLQEVQPGQRRGGGGSAPRGSRRPSDPLDYGLRSKRKVHHSDDYLYDVDSIDSHDKTERIATEKRENVPAEQRAEDVDWCPKKRRKFSRKELPVITKYIIINRFKGQRRMSVNLGRLDPAGDAAVSLDPAGENHYSSLSPLKDFWQERRREREEQLRLASRDKQHLNSCRHHPFSSMHPKRKYNIANRLCVQRIPQTGEGSAAAQDSGSTPSVSDQAVTTEEGGGGRAPLEPQDISHTGTARRSRTQEREERDGRRTGGGKTGRIRKFKSQARLSSNKTMKEGGAGRRAEGESVMNGMADACTAADAGVLTNQEPAGSVRVADISSNTPSPPFSSLDPTNQQTFPFTSSSCASVLISSDQAVRSGEREEEVSVIPGGYLQTLLDSSDSSRRVGITYYPQHPPTQNYPPGLSLEEKQPPRQNYPPGLSLEEKQPPRQNYPPGLSLEEKQPPTQNYPPGLSLEEKQPPRQNYPPGLSLEEKQPPRQNYPPGLSLEEKQPPRQNYPPGLSLEEKQPPRQNYPPGLSLEEKQPPRQNYPPGLSLEEKQPPRQNYPPGLSLEEKQPPTQNYPPGLSLEEKQPPRQNYPPGLSLEEKQPPRQNYPPGLSLEEKQPPRQNYPPGLSLEEKPFSSLQLVQSCVLSPPSESELQQSPQNCPSLPPSMWNHQPHLCPSYPHSQGGFGPDTTLLSSGFLPLTDGLPGSGSGSDYSQQGSETDRLLYEKSYLVEGDGMGLQELQVCQPGVCLGQMQYQRGSLCSDHGCLISYDSVGSLSACSSNYSSQSFGEQREGGGEMEERRDSYLQHCSPTVLFQQSLETMGQPITPLRESSDLLDISNFTPDKFRHSSLSELSPPETPNLSPQVTGWEMRTGGKAPEYQDHVTGCDISREAKWNCDIMQQAEQHGVEGRPSFNGEGEGGKNTRSKRKAGYKQAAAAAGGQQGPKRGRAPRASKTEKVKMPRQSRSSKKIKAMLEGKAAKGQAQAGGNLQPNSHGSTGDWSGSSTGPRGWSEGNASQGEGEEQQEFEEPSNILSNIVSGMAEVQRVMMESMEPQWDPLEGDLPPDTNSLNMKTLHILQGRGGKKGAGSVGVGRGRKARGKVGKNQAKFNTSHPIFPQLALGCNMFDKPNSISPGPTHKKLYRHKTSAKFPNMETVKGKRGRAERNPDKDLALMVSFEKLR from the exons ATGATGGAGTTGGGGGGTGTGTCCTATCTGACAGAGGAGTGTCTTCTACAGTCCACGCCCACCTGCCTTGGGTGCTTCATCGAGACCCGGGACCCCGCCCTTATCCATGACCCCGCCCCTATCCATGACCCCGCCCCTATCCATGACCCTGCCCCTATCCATGACCCCGCTCCTATCCATGACCCCGGCCCCACGACTCCTGTCCTTGACCGCGAGGCAGGGCTGATAAGCCACCAGGACTTGGAGGCCACTTCCTGCCCTATTTCTGAAATCCGCAGCATCAATATCCCATGTCTGAGCCAGGCTGGGGAGGTCATAGAGGTCCTCGGGGAGCCGCTCCTGCCAGACCAGCTTCTCAGCTTCTCCATGACCAAGACCTGCCACGCCACCGCCCTCACTACCGCCCTCGTTACCGCTAACGACAAGACAGGAGACaacggagagaagacagaggcagaggatCCCACGACCAAGAATCTGTATGAGGGCCTCCTATTGGACAagatgaacagagaggagggcCTCCTATTGGACAAAGTGAATGTGGAGGAAATGCTGCTATTGGACAAGGTCAATGAGGGGGGAGTGTTGCTATTGGACAATGTGAATGGGGAGAAGGTGCTGCTATTGGACAAGGTCCCCAGGGAGGAAGTGTTGCTATTGGACAAGATGAACAGAGAGGAGGTCCTCTTATTGGACAAAGTGAAAGGGGAGGAGGTGCTGCTATCGGACAAGGTCAGCGGGGGAGAAGTGTTGCTATTGGACAAAGTGAACAGAGAGGAGGTCCTCTTATTGGACAAAGTGAAAGGGGAGGAGGTGCTGCTATCGGACAAGGTCAGCGGTGAGGAGGTCCTTCTGGCCAATACGGGTCAGGACTGGGGTTACTTCGAGTCGTTTATCAGTGAGTCCAAGATGGAGCTGCTGGACCTGTGTTCTAAGACCGACCTGTCAGTCAACCTGTTCTCCGAAGACGGCGTTGACAACCTGTTTGATGATGACGACGACGACGAGGACTCAGCTCTGAGCAGCGAAATGTGTTCTCTAAAGATCCGCTACGAGTCCTTCCAGGACAACATGAGAGAGAAGACCAACGTCCTGCAGGAGGACACACAGTTCAACTTCTTCCCctctgtcctggtcaactgtgccaagagggaggatggaggagtaggagaa GGGTCCCAGggttcacccctctcctccacctcctctgtcAACTACTTGCTGGAGTTCAGAAACTCAGTCGAGGAGGACGCGGAGTACAGCGATGagtcctcctgctcctcctcggACACCCTGCAGGAGGTGCAACCGGgccagaggaggggaggaggaggaagtgcgCCCAGGGGTTCCAGGAGACCCTCTGACCCTCTGGACTACGGCCTGCGCTCCAAAAGGAAGGTCCACCACAGTGACGACTACCTGTACGACGTCGACTCCATCGACAGCCACGACAAGACCGAGAGAATCGCcacggagaagagagagaatgttcCGGCGGAACAGAGGGCGGAGGATGTGGACTGGTGCCCCAAGAAGAGACGGAAATTCTCCCGGAAGGAGCTGCCAGTCATCACCAAGTACATAATCATCAACCGCTTCAAAGGACAGAGACGCATGTCTGTGAATCTGGGCAGGCTGGACCCTGCCGGGGACGCTGCCGTGAGCCTGGACCCTGCCGGGGAGAACCactactcctctctttctccactgaAAGACTtctggcaggagaggaggagggagcggGAGGAGCAGCTGCGGCTGGCTTCCAGAGATAAACAGCATCTGAACAGCTGCCGCCACCACCCCTTTAGTTCCATGCACCCCAAACGGAAATACAATATAgccaacaggctgtgtgtccagAGGATCCCCCAGACAGGGGAGGGATCAGCAGCAGCTCAGGACTCAGGTTCTACCCCCTCTGTCTCTGATCAGGCTGTTACtacagaggaggggggagggggaagagcaCCGTTAGAACCACAGGACATCTCACACACCGGAACAGCCAGGAGAAGCCGcacccaggagagagaggagagggatgggaggaggacaggaggagggaaaaCAGGGAGGATAAGGAAATTCAAGAGCCAAGCCAGGCTGAGCAGTAACAAGACAAtgaaagagggaggagcaggTAGAAGAGCGGAGGGGGAGAGCGTGATGAATGGAATGGCGGATGCCTGTACTGCTGCTGATGCTGGGGTGTTAACCAACCAGGAGCCTGCTGGCAGCGTACGAGTGGCAGACATCAGCTCTAACACACCCAgcccccctttctcctccctggATCCCACCAACCAGCAGACAttccccttcacctcctcctcctgcgcctctgtcctcatctcttctGACCAAGCTGTACGttctggggagagggaggaagaggtgtCAGTGATCCCAGGGGGGTACCTGCAGACCCTACTAGATTCCTCAGACTCCTCCAGGAGGGTAGGTATCACCTACTACCCCCAGCATCCCCCCACGCAGAACTatcccccaggtctctctctagagGAGAAACAGCCCCCCAGGCAGAACTatccccctggtctctctctagaGGAGAAACAGCCCCCCAGGCAGAACTatcccccaggtctctctctagagGAGAAACAGCCCCCCACGCAGAACTatcccccaggtctctctctagagGAGAAACAGCCCCCCAGGCAGAACTatccccctg gtctctctctagagGAGAAACAGCCCCCCAGGCAGAACTatcccccaggtctctctctagagGAGAAACAGCCCCCCAGGCAGAACTatcccccaggtctctctctagagGAGAAACAGCCCCCCAGGCAGAACTatcccccaggtctctctctagagGAGAAACAGCCCCCCAGGCAGAACTatccccctggtctctctctagaGGAGAAACAGCCCCCCAGGCAGAACTatcccccaggtctctctctagagGAGAAACAGCCCCCCACGCAGAACTatcccccaggtctctctctagagGAGAAACAGCCCCCCAGGCAGAACTATCCCCCGGGTCTCTCTCTAGAGGAGAAACAGCCCCCCAGGCAGAACTatccccctggtctctctctagaGGAGAAACAGCCCCCCAGGCAGAACTATCCCCCGGGTCTCTCTCTAGAGGAGAAACCGTTTTCCTCCCTGCAGCTAGTCCAGAGCtgtgtcctctcccctccctccgagTCAGAGCTCCAACAGTCCCCCCAAAACTGTCCCAGCCTCCCCCCCTCCATGTGGAACCACCAGCCCCATCTCTGCCCCAGCTACCCCCACAGCCAGGGGGGCTTTGGCCCCGACACCACTCTCCTTTCCAGCGGGTTCCTGCCCTTGACGGACGGCCTGCCTGGGTCGGGGTCTGGGTCGGACTACAGCCAGCAGGGatcagagactgacagactgctGTACGAGAAGAGTTACCTTGTGGAGGGGGACGGGATGGGGCTGCAGGAGCTGCAGGTGTGTCAGCCAGGTGTCTGTCTGGGGCAGATGCAGTACCAGCGAGGCTCTCTCTGCTCAGACCATGGATGTCTGATCAGCTATGACTCTGTGGGCTCCTTGTCTGCCTGCTCCTCCAACTACAGCTCTCAGAGCTTTGGGGAACAGcgtgagggaggaggggagatggaggagaggagagacagctaCCTGCAGCACTGCAGCCCCACGGTGTTGTTCCAACAGAGCCTGGAGACCATGGGTCAGCCCATCACCCCCCTCAGAGAGTCCTCAGACCTCCTCGACATTTCAAACTTCACCCCCGACAAGTTCAGACACTCCTCCCTGTCCGAGCTGTCGCCCCCGGAGACCCCCAACCTCTCCCCCCAGGTGacggggtgggagatgaggacaGGAGGCAAAGCCCCGGAGTACCAGGATCATGTGACAGGATGTGACATCAGCAGGGAGGCGAAGTGGAACTGTGACATCATGCAGCAGGCGGAGCAGCACGGGGTGGAGGGGCGGCCCTCATTCaacggagagggggagggggggaagaACACCCGCTCTAAGAGGAAAGCAGGTTATAAACAGGCTGCAGCggcagcaggaggacagcaggggCCTAAGAGGGGCCGGGCCCCTAGAGCATCCAAGACAGAGAAGGTGAAGATGCCTAGACAGAGCCGCTCTTCTAAGAAGATCAAAGCCATGCTGGAGGGAAAGGCTGCCAAGGGCCAGGCGCAGGCGGGGGGGAACCTTCAGCCCAACAGCCACGGTAGCACTGGGGACTGGTCTGGTAGCAGCACCGGGCCTCGGGGCTGGTCGGAGGGGAACGCCAgccagggggaaggggaggagcaGCAGGAGTTTGAGGAGCCATCCAACATCCTGTCCAACATTGTGTCCGGCATGGCGGAGGTCCAGAGGGTCATGATGGAGTCCATGGAGCCTCAGTGGGACCCGCTGGAGGGCGACCTGCCGCCCGACACCAACAGCCTCAACATGAAGACCCTCCACATCCTCCAGGGGAGGGGGGGCAAGAAGGGAGCAGGCTCCGTGGGGGTCGGACGGGGCAGGAAGGCCAGGGGCAAGGTGGGGAAGAACCAGGCCAAGTTTAACACCTCCCACCCCATCTTCCCCCAGCTCGCTCTGGGCTGCAACATGTTCGACAAACCCAACTCTATTAGCCCAGGCCCCACGCACAAAAAACTGTACCGTCACAAGACCAGCGCCAAGTTCCCAAACATGGAGACTGTGAAAGGCAAGCGAGGGAGAGCGGAGAGGAACCCAGACAAGGACTTGGCCCTCATGGTCTCTTTTGAGAAACTGAGGTAA